The Streptomyces halobius genomic interval GGCTCGCCGACCCGGAAGGAGACAGGGAGGAGCGCAGGGACACCACATCCATCGAGCAGCCCGCGGCGCTCACCGCGACGCTGCGCGACTACCAGCTGCGCGGGCTCAACTGGCTGCACCGGATGACCTCGCTGGGCCTGGGCGGCTGTCTCGCCGACGACATGGGCCTCGGCAAGACCATCACACTCATCTCCCTGCATCTGCACCGGCAGGGCGATCCCGATTCCGCCGGCCCCACGCTTGTCGTCTGCCCCACGTCTCTCATGGGCAACTGGCAACGGGAGATCGAGAGATTCGCCCCCGGCACACCGGTGCGTCGCTTCCATGCCGGGCGGCGCAGCCTGGCCGATGTGGCGGACGGCGCATTCGTGCTCACCACCTACGGCACGATGCGCCTGGACGCCGCGAAGCTGGCCGAGGCCGGCTGGGGGCTGGTCGTCGCCGACGAGGCGCAGCACGTCAAGAATCCGTTCTCGGCGACCGCCGAAGCGCTGCGCACCATCCCCGCCAAGGCCCGGGTGGCGCTGACCGGCACCCCGGTGGAGAACAACCTGTCCGAGTTGTGGGCGATCCTGGACTGGACGACGCCGGGGCTGCTGGGCCCCCTGGGCCGGTTCCGGTCACGCTACGCACAAGCCATCGAGGGCGGTGCGGCGGCGTCCCCCGAGGCGGCCTCGGCGGCCGAACGGCTGACCCGGCTGGTGCGGCCGTTTCTGCTGCGCCGCCGTAAGTCCGATCCGGGAATCGCGCCGGAGCTGCCGCCCAAGACGGAAACGGACCGTGCGGTGGCGCTGACCAAGGAGCAGGCCGGACTGTACGAGGCCGTGGTGCGCGAGGGGCTCAGCGAGATCTCCGGAACGGACGGTTTCGCCCGCCGTGGGCTGGTCGTCAAGTTGCTCACCTCGCTCAAACAGATCTGCAACCACCCCGCGCAGTATCTGAAGGAGGGCTGTCTGGAAGACGGTCCGGAACCCACCTCGGAGGGCGGTCCGGGCGGCCTCCCGGGAGACCAGCGGGCCACCCCGCGGACCTCCGGGCGTTCGGGGAAGGTCGAGTTGCTGGACGAACTGCTCGACACCATCCTCGCCGAGGGCGCGAGCGTGCTGGTGTTCACGCAGTACGTACAGATGGGGCGGCTGCTGGAGGCGCATCTGGCGGCGCGCGGGGTGTCCACGCAATTCCTGCACGGCGGCACACCGGTGGCCCGTCGTGAGGATATGGTGCGGCGGTTCCAGGACGGCGAGGTGCCGGTGTTCCTGCTGTCGCTCAAGGCGGCCGGTACGGGGCTGAACCTGACCCGGGCCGCGCATGTCGTGCACTTCGACCGCTGGTGGAATCCGGCCGTCGAGGCGCAGGCCACCGACCGTGCCTACCGCATCGGGCAGACCCAGCCGGTACAGGTCCACCGCATGGTCACGGAGGGCACGATCGAGGACCGGATCGCCGAAATGCTCTCCCGGAAGCAGCAGTTGGCGGATGCGGTACTGGGCTCGGGCGAGGCCGCGCTGACCGAACTCACCGACGCCGAGCTGGCGGACCTGGTCGCACTGCGAGGGAGCGAACGATGAACACCTGGAAAGACAGTACCCCCGAGCGGACCTTCGCCGCGCTGCCCGCCGCCCGTGGCCGGGCGTTCGCGCGGAGCTGGTGGGGGCAGGCGTGGCTCAAGGCGCTGGAGGACACCGCGCTGGACGGCGCGCAGCTGAAGCTGGGGCGTCGGCATGCGCGCGCCGGTGCGGTGGGCGCGGTATCGGTGCGCCCCGGGCGCATTACCGCGGTCCTACAGGACCGCGACCACACACGGCACCGCTCCGACGTGCTGTTGCAGCAGCTCGGCGCGGCGGACTGGGACCGTTTCCTGGACCTGGTCGCGGACCGGGCGGGGCATATCGCGGCGCTGCTGGACCGCGACATGCCGCCGGTCCTCGTAGCGGACGCGGCAGAATCCGGGATCGAACTCCTGCCGGGAATCGGCGACTTGGAGTCGGAGTGCAGCTGTGAGGCGTGGGACCACTGCGCCCATTCGGCCGCGCTCTGCTATCAGTTCGCCCGTCTGTTGGACCAAGACCCCTTCGTGCTGCTGCTGTTGCGCGGACTCGGTGAACAGGAACTGCTCGACGAGCTGCAGGCGCGGAGCGCATCCCGGGCCGAGCCGCCGGTGAGCGCCCCGCCAACGGGCGAGGAGTCGGCGGCGCACGCGGGAGTTCCGGCCGACGAAGCGTACGCGGCGCGCGACATCCTGCCGCCGTTGCCCACTCCACCACCCCCCGTCGAGACGCCGGGCGAGCCGCCGGTCCTCAGCGGCGGCACCCCGCCCGCGCCTGGAGTGGAGGTGGCCGCGCTGGAGTTCCTCATAGCCGACGCGGCAGCGCGCGCCCAGCGGCTGCTGGCGGACGCGCTCTCCACCTGGCATCCGGACAATCCGCCGCCCCCCGCGCTGACGGCCGCTCAGGACGCGGTGCGGCTGGCGGCGGCAGCACCCGGGGCGGCCATATCCGAGCGCCTGGCGGCCGGTTCGGGGCGCGACGCCCGGAGCCTGACGCTGGCTGTACGGGCCTGGGAACTGGGCGGCACGGCCGGGCTCGCGGTCCTGGAGGAGGACTGGACCCCGGAGCCGGCGGCACTGGCGCGCGCGACCGACCGGCTCGCGGCCGCCTGGGAGGACGGCGAGACCCGGCCACGGCTGCGCGCCACCCGCAACCGGTGGACGGTGGTCGGCGGCGATGCCCAGCTCCGCTATGGCCGGGACGGCCGCTGGTGGCCGTACCGCAAGGAACACAGCCAGTGGACGCCCGCCGGACCGGCCACGGACGATCCGGCGGGGGCACTCGCCGCGCTGTCCGCGGAGGACTGAGTCAGAGCGGCAACAGCAACCGGGAAGCCTCAGGGGTGATCCAGGATTGCCGGGTGGCATGCCCCGCCACCCGGCAGTCCTCCCTAGCTGGCTGCACGGCATACCGGCGCTACGATCCTGATCAGGCCGGTCATCCGGACCGCCCACGAACACCCGGACCGCCCACGGACACCCGGGCAGCCCACAGGCACGGGGGCAGCCCACCGGGCCCGCCGAGCATCCGGACCGTCCTCCGGCCCTCCCGGCTCCGTACCACTGAGAGGCTCCGCACCATGGCCAGCACGTCCCCGACGTTCGCCGAGGCCCTCGCCGCGGGACCGGTCGTCCTCGACGGCGGGCTGTCCAACCAGTTGGAGTCCGCCGGGCACGACCTGAGCGACGCACTCTGGTCGGCCCGGCTGCTCGCCGAGGAACCGGAGGCCGTCGTCCTGGCGCATCTCGCGTACTACGAGGCCGGTGCGCAGGTCGCGATCACGTCCAGCTACCAGGCGACGTTCGAGGGGTTCGCGCGGCGCGGCATCGGCGCCGAGGAGGCCGCGCCGCTGCTGCGTCGCAGTGTGGAGCTGGCGCGCGACGCGGCCCGGCGGGCGCTGGCGGGCGGGGTGACCGGGCCGCTGTACGTCGCCGCGTCGGCGGGTCCGTACGGGGCGATGCTGGCGGACGGTTCCGAATACCGCGGCCGCTACGGGCTGTCGGTGGACGCGTTGGAGCGCTTCCACCGTCCGCGTCTGGAGGTGCTGG includes:
- a CDS encoding SWIM zinc finger family protein, which produces MNTWKDSTPERTFAALPAARGRAFARSWWGQAWLKALEDTALDGAQLKLGRRHARAGAVGAVSVRPGRITAVLQDRDHTRHRSDVLLQQLGAADWDRFLDLVADRAGHIAALLDRDMPPVLVADAAESGIELLPGIGDLESECSCEAWDHCAHSAALCYQFARLLDQDPFVLLLLRGLGEQELLDELQARSASRAEPPVSAPPTGEESAAHAGVPADEAYAARDILPPLPTPPPPVETPGEPPVLSGGTPPAPGVEVAALEFLIADAAARAQRLLADALSTWHPDNPPPPALTAAQDAVRLAAAAPGAAISERLAAGSGRDARSLTLAVRAWELGGTAGLAVLEEDWTPEPAALARATDRLAAAWEDGETRPRLRATRNRWTVVGGDAQLRYGRDGRWWPYRKEHSQWTPAGPATDDPAGALAALSAED
- the mmuM gene encoding homocysteine S-methyltransferase, which produces MASTSPTFAEALAAGPVVLDGGLSNQLESAGHDLSDALWSARLLAEEPEAVVLAHLAYYEAGAQVAITSSYQATFEGFARRGIGAEEAAPLLRRSVELARDAARRALAGGVTGPLYVAASAGPYGAMLADGSEYRGRYGLSVDALERFHRPRLEVLAAARPDVLALETVPDADEARALLRAVRGLGVPAYLSYSVAGGRTRAGQPLEEAFALSADADEVIAVGVNCCAPDDADAAVEVAARVTGKPVVVYPNSGESWDSEAREWCGSPAFSAERVAAWATAGARLIGGCCRVGPDAIAKLAGALGR